In Pleurocapsa sp. PCC 7319, the following are encoded in one genomic region:
- a CDS encoding DUF3598 family protein: protein MSLIKEEMPVLVRHEGEWVGTYTTIDNDGKIIDKNESHITCRFPENADYPYFQINRYKWADGKYQEYQFPGIYQDKKLWFDTERIDGHAWEANDSLIILYFNYKDIANAYIYEMIHISPCNNHRARTWHWFKNDEIYQRTLIKEERKQ, encoded by the coding sequence ATGTCTCTTATCAAAGAAGAAATGCCCGTACTTGTCCGCCATGAAGGAGAATGGGTTGGTACTTATACAACCATTGACAATGATGGCAAAATCATCGATAAGAATGAGTCTCATATAACCTGTCGGTTTCCAGAAAATGCAGACTATCCCTACTTCCAAATCAATCGATATAAATGGGCTGATGGTAAGTACCAAGAGTATCAGTTCCCAGGAATATACCAAGACAAAAAACTCTGGTTTGACACAGAACGCATTGATGGGCATGCTTGGGAAGCTAACGATTCCCTGATTATTCTTTACTTTAATTACAAAGACATCGCCAATGCTTATATATATGAAATGATTCATATTAGCCCCTGTAATAATCATCGAGCCCGTACCTGGCATTGGTTCAAGAACGATGAAATTTATCAAAGAACTCTAATTAAGGAAGAAAGGAAGCAATAG
- a CDS encoding AraC family transcriptional regulator, which translates to MTHILVSDEDPENKNLLIKCLEAAGFELIGEENGLVSVQLANEKLSTNTESKQSNTPRSIFPSIPRLREVFEFIELNYDQNIRLKEVAQALGYSPAYLTDLVRKLTGKTVNNWIIERRIAEASTLLLETNFSVEQIAFNVGYQNINHFYGQFRNYYQTTPGAWRDKQRCEKRVNKHTRVNNHEKLPGAKAVNKTLVNYRSSE; encoded by the coding sequence ATGACTCACATTTTAGTAAGCGATGAAGATCCTGAAAATAAGAACCTTTTAATTAAATGCTTGGAAGCAGCAGGATTTGAGCTGATTGGTGAAGAAAATGGTCTTGTTAGTGTTCAGTTAGCAAATGAGAAATTATCTACTAACACCGAAAGTAAACAATCAAATACTCCTCGATCTATATTTCCTTCCATCCCTCGATTGCGTGAGGTTTTTGAGTTTATCGAATTGAATTACGATCAAAATATTAGACTAAAAGAAGTAGCTCAAGCACTCGGTTATTCCCCGGCTTACTTAACCGACTTAGTGCGAAAACTTACTGGAAAAACGGTCAACAATTGGATTATCGAGCGTCGGATAGCCGAAGCAAGTACCTTACTTTTAGAAACTAATTTCTCCGTTGAACAGATTGCTTTTAATGTAGGCTATCAAAATATTAATCATTTTTATGGACAGTTTCGTAATTACTATCAAACTACTCCTGGAGCTTGGAGAGATAAACAGCGTTGTGAAAAAAGAGTAAACAAACATACAAGAGTTAATAACCATGAAAAATTACCTGGGGCAAAAGCTGTTAACAAGACTCTTGTAAATTATCGTAGCAGTGAGTAA
- a CDS encoding HpcH/HpaI aldolase/citrate lyase family protein, whose protein sequence is MFRPNRLKKMLQATSQPIGCWIFFSDGDSSELLSLCGFDAFIIDHEHIASDMRVLVGQLRAAQATDVTCILRVPSHDPVYIKRVLDIGVEGLLVPTVESADEARAIVAATRYRPHGGHRGVGYPECRAANWGLAELEYPANYRENLLIAVIVETRLGFENVEQIAAVEGIDMVFLGPGDLTADIADDFAALTKFGAYDNSELDRLMTEAEAIVRSSPDCWLGGISRNALGGRELFAKGYDFVTPTADAWLLSDAARSIVTEIRG, encoded by the coding sequence ATGTTTAGACCTAATCGACTGAAGAAAATGCTTCAAGCCACTTCCCAACCAATCGGTTGTTGGATTTTTTTCTCAGATGGTGATTCGAGCGAACTTTTATCCCTGTGCGGGTTTGATGCTTTTATTATCGACCATGAACATATCGCTTCGGATATGCGTGTCCTGGTGGGTCAACTCCGCGCCGCTCAGGCAACGGATGTTACCTGTATTTTGCGCGTTCCCTCTCACGATCCAGTTTATATTAAGCGAGTTTTGGACATTGGCGTGGAGGGTCTCCTGGTTCCAACCGTAGAATCAGCAGATGAAGCGCGAGCAATTGTCGCCGCGACCCGCTATCGACCTCACGGCGGACATCGAGGTGTTGGTTATCCGGAGTGCAGAGCTGCTAACTGGGGCTTAGCAGAGCTAGAGTATCCAGCTAATTATCGAGAAAATCTGCTCATAGCCGTGATCGTCGAAACACGACTGGGGTTTGAGAATGTTGAGCAAATTGCCGCAGTTGAAGGTATCGATATGGTATTTTTGGGACCAGGTGATCTGACAGCAGACATTGCGGACGATTTTGCGGCACTAACAAAGTTTGGAGCTTACGATAATTCTGAACTTGACCGACTGATGACGGAGGCTGAAGCAATAGTCCGCTCTAGTCCCGATTGTTGGCTTGGGGGCATCAGTCGCAATGCCTTAGGAGGTCGTGAACTGTTCGCTAAGGGCTATGATTTCGTGACACCTACTGCTGATGCTTGGTTACTGTCCGATGCTGCGCGATCAATTGTCACTGAAATCAGAGGCTGA
- a CDS encoding 3-keto-5-aminohexanoate cleavage protein, with product MESELPLIIECRCNEITSRGDNPALPYSPKEIVREAVRAWEAGASIFHWHGRDPETGKPCNDVELYLEVIQGIREQTDLLLHPTLGYITQNQIEDRVRHILAVNDDPVLRVDIAPVDFGSLNVDFWNPQEKQFTTYDQVYINTRENLKEVLEVFQKHSVPVSSVCWDVGQMRTARCFQEMGLLPQDTLWEFVFTGEVMPAGAAPTISGLQAFIAEVPRDNQWLVLCWNGDVMRVASWAITLGGHVAIGLGDYHYSRFGKPHHGELVEKVVKMAHTLDREVATPAQARELLKLPQRSQLPTKVAA from the coding sequence ATGGAAAGTGAATTACCACTCATTATCGAATGTCGCTGCAACGAAATAACCTCTCGAGGGGATAATCCGGCGCTTCCTTATAGCCCAAAAGAGATCGTCCGTGAAGCAGTACGTGCATGGGAAGCGGGAGCGTCGATTTTTCATTGGCATGGGCGAGATCCTGAGACTGGTAAGCCTTGCAATGATGTTGAATTATATCTTGAAGTTATACAGGGAATTCGCGAACAGACAGATCTTCTGCTCCATCCAACCCTTGGCTACATAACACAAAATCAGATAGAGGATCGTGTTCGGCATATTTTGGCAGTTAACGATGATCCAGTATTGCGGGTGGATATAGCACCAGTAGATTTTGGCTCCCTTAACGTAGACTTCTGGAATCCACAAGAAAAACAGTTTACTACTTACGACCAAGTTTACATTAATACCCGTGAGAACCTGAAGGAGGTGTTAGAAGTATTTCAAAAGCACAGTGTCCCCGTAAGTTCAGTTTGTTGGGATGTAGGACAGATGCGAACAGCCCGTTGTTTCCAGGAAATGGGACTCTTGCCACAGGATACTCTGTGGGAGTTTGTTTTTACAGGAGAAGTGATGCCAGCAGGTGCTGCTCCAACTATTTCTGGGTTACAGGCATTCATCGCGGAAGTTCCCAGAGATAATCAATGGCTAGTACTCTGTTGGAATGGTGATGTGATGCGGGTAGCATCCTGGGCGATCACCCTCGGTGGACATGTGGCAATTGGGCTAGGCGATTATCATTATTCTCGATTTGGAAAGCCCCATCACGGTGAATTAGTAGAAAAGGTTGTCAAGATGGCACATACTTTAGATCGCGAAGTGGCAACTCCAGCCCAAGCACGGGAACTTTTAAAATTACCCCAGCGATCGCAACTACCGACTAAGGTAGCAGCCTAG
- a CDS encoding alpha/beta fold hydrolase, whose protein sequence is MNQLIKRAFLDTEDGQILYRIGGEGQPLLLLHMTPRSSDEFREVMPILAQNRQVIAMDLMGLGDSDKPPRIYSVADYAKNAIALLNELGIKQSSILGSLTGGYIAGEVAAAYPERVNKLILCNVHGFDREETDKIAQRYSEGFQIQADGSHLMSRWLARANYIGTGELNHRCVLEDLKCFSSPIYTGLAVADYCLDAPERFQSIKCPTLNLSGEKSLEPLEQAGLAKAKNQLWLSKAIPHSRRVELQGGTLWMMNQMPKEISKLIIDFLDNPQEEDDGK, encoded by the coding sequence GTGAACCAACTTATTAAAAGAGCATTTTTAGATACGGAAGATGGTCAGATTCTTTACCGTATAGGCGGAGAGGGACAGCCTTTGCTGTTGCTACATATGACTCCTCGCAGTAGTGATGAATTTCGTGAGGTCATGCCTATCCTGGCTCAAAACAGACAGGTCATTGCTATGGATTTAATGGGGCTAGGTGATTCTGACAAGCCTCCCAGAATATATTCAGTTGCAGACTATGCTAAAAATGCGATCGCACTTTTGAATGAATTAGGTATTAAACAAAGCAGTATTCTTGGTAGTCTCACTGGCGGTTATATTGCAGGCGAAGTAGCAGCAGCCTACCCAGAACGAGTCAACAAATTAATTCTCTGCAATGTGCATGGATTTGACCGGGAAGAAACTGACAAGATTGCCCAGAGATATTCTGAAGGATTTCAAATTCAAGCAGATGGCTCCCATCTAATGTCAAGATGGTTAGCCCGTGCTAATTACATTGGCACAGGGGAGTTAAATCATCGTTGTGTTTTGGAAGATTTAAAGTGTTTTAGCTCGCCAATATACACTGGTTTAGCTGTAGCCGACTATTGTCTTGATGCTCCAGAGCGATTTCAATCGATTAAATGTCCTACTCTGAATTTATCTGGAGAAAAGAGTTTAGAACCACTAGAACAAGCTGGTTTAGCTAAAGCAAAGAATCAACTTTGGCTCTCAAAAGCAATTCCTCATAGTCGAAGAGTTGAACTCCAAGGAGGAACTCTCTGGATGATGAATCAGATGCCAAAAGAAATATCAAAACTAATAATCGATTTTTTGGATAATCCTCAGGAGGAAGACGATGGAAAGTGA
- a CDS encoding filamentous hemagglutinin N-terminal domain-containing protein — protein MNLNKSNSHQEFCKNITLSKFQLLSLTVLVKSKKSERKDNHLAWLMTQSDRQNKNKKLGFFSWVVSTTVLISFFGDMSFGIGLLPALAQSQIVPDNSLGNENSTVVPNGQIEGLPAELIEGGAQRGANLFHSFQEFNIGEGQRVDFADPAGIDNILTRITGSNISNIMGTLGVDGSADLFLLNPNGIIFGENASLDINGSFVGTTADAIQFGDQGLFTATEPNTPPLLTVKPSALFFNQMNSGRIENRSIAPAGFDILDTPLSGLRVPNGESLLLVGGEVIIDGGSLHALNGRVELLGIEGEESIEFNTDENRPALNLPSQPQLADISIVNGAFINTSDRGGGAIHLRGKNINITDESFVFADTLGDLDGQGISITAENLLLNNGSRVTTDILGSGAGGNISIDTRTLNIENGSAVSSSSFEQGDRGNNGNIDINAIETISLNTGSSIINEIRSNVVGNGGNINLATKSLSLNNGSLISTTIFGKGNGGNINIDATEKVSVIEGASFNSDVGGSGMGQSGNITITGNNIVFDGGFARSRLGTGGEGSAGDIQITTGSLLVTGIPPELTGNTGQLVTATFGQGDAGNLTIDATEDVTFDGRGSDVFSLIGGNLEIPNIGPAEGNAGDIEINSKSLSINNQARLVSSVEGIGDAGKIDINTNTLSITNGGSLSTTVSDTGIGNAGNIEIVTGTLDVINGGLINSGTSRSGNAGNISITATDSVILTETEDNNLDNELPSTITTSFGPAATGKEGNLIITTPNLEISDRSAIIATAQGQGNGGNIQLLDLEILLLRNNGLISTTAGIEGTGGDGGNIHIDTDVLVAFPSENSDIIANAFQGDGGNIDIDAQGIFGIEQRRATEDNITNDIDASSEFGFSGEVEINIYRVDPSQDSLSISVAPVEAKVAQICESTTNGNRSEFVVTGRGGLPDSPEANLNGDFGLEDWRVEEDSWLSASSSNESTLRAEDEEFKPIVEADSWIVNDRGKVVLIAHNAPNPSSKLAQQSAPCQID, from the coding sequence ATGAATCTGAACAAAAGTAATTCACATCAAGAGTTTTGTAAAAATATTACTCTATCTAAATTTCAACTATTATCCCTTACTGTTTTGGTAAAGTCCAAAAAAAGCGAAAGGAAAGATAATCATCTTGCTTGGTTAATGACTCAAAGCGATCGCCAAAACAAAAATAAAAAGCTCGGGTTCTTTAGTTGGGTTGTTTCGACAACGGTGCTAATTAGTTTTTTCGGTGATATGTCTTTCGGTATTGGTTTACTACCCGCTTTAGCTCAAAGCCAAATTGTTCCTGATAATAGCCTAGGTAACGAAAATTCAACTGTTGTCCCTAATGGTCAGATTGAAGGATTACCAGCAGAATTAATCGAGGGAGGCGCGCAGCGAGGAGCTAACCTATTCCATAGCTTTCAAGAGTTCAATATTGGAGAAGGACAAAGAGTAGACTTTGCTGATCCCGCCGGCATTGATAACATTCTGACTCGAATTACTGGCAGTAATATTTCTAATATCATGGGTACTTTGGGAGTTGATGGTAGTGCCGACTTATTCTTGCTCAATCCCAATGGAATTATTTTCGGTGAGAATGCCAGTCTAGATATCAATGGTTCTTTTGTGGGAACTACAGCCGATGCGATTCAATTTGGCGATCAAGGATTATTTACTGCCACTGAACCAAATACACCACCTTTACTCACGGTTAAACCCTCTGCTTTATTTTTCAATCAAATGAATTCGGGCAGAATTGAGAACAGATCGATCGCTCCTGCTGGATTTGATATTTTAGACACGCCTTTATCTGGTTTGAGAGTTCCTAATGGTGAAAGCTTACTATTAGTTGGTGGAGAAGTAATAATAGATGGGGGTAGCTTGCACGCTCTAAATGGTCGTGTGGAATTATTGGGAATAGAAGGAGAAGAAAGTATAGAATTCAACACCGATGAAAATAGACCAGCCTTAAATTTACCCTCACAACCTCAACTAGCGGATATATCGATTGTTAATGGAGCTTTTATCAATACAAGCGATCGCGGTGGGGGAGCAATTCATTTACGAGGTAAAAATATAAATATAACTGATGAGAGTTTTGTTTTTGCCGACACTTTGGGAGATCTCGATGGTCAAGGCATTTCAATTACAGCCGAAAATTTACTCCTCAATAATGGTTCTCGCGTAACTACAGACATATTAGGTTCTGGAGCGGGAGGGAATATAAGCATTGACACTAGAACGTTGAATATTGAAAATGGCTCTGCTGTATCTAGTAGCTCCTTTGAACAGGGTGATCGAGGCAATAATGGGAACATTGATATCAATGCCATCGAAACTATCTCTCTAAATACTGGTAGTAGTATTATTAACGAAATACGTAGCAATGTAGTAGGTAATGGTGGAAATATTAATCTTGCTACCAAGTCATTATCTCTCAATAATGGCAGTTTAATTTCTACTACCATCTTCGGAAAAGGAAATGGCGGAAATATTAATATTGATGCTACCGAAAAAGTATCCGTGATTGAAGGAGCCTCTTTCAACTCTGATGTAGGTGGTAGTGGTATGGGACAATCTGGTAATATAACCATCACGGGTAATAATATAGTCTTTGATGGCGGTTTTGCCAGAAGCAGATTGGGAACAGGCGGAGAAGGCAGTGCTGGAGATATTCAGATTACTACTGGCTCGCTTTTAGTTACAGGAATCCCTCCTGAATTAACAGGTAATACTGGTCAATTAGTTACTGCCACTTTTGGACAGGGTGATGCTGGTAACTTAACGATAGATGCTACTGAAGACGTTACTTTTGATGGACGTGGAAGTGATGTTTTCAGCCTTATTGGAGGAAATCTAGAAATTCCCAATATTGGCCCAGCAGAAGGAAATGCCGGTGACATTGAAATTAACAGCAAATCTCTATCTATCAACAATCAAGCTCGATTGGTCAGTAGTGTTGAAGGTATTGGAGATGCTGGTAAAATCGACATCAATACCAATACGTTATCTATTACCAATGGTGGAAGTTTATCGACTACAGTTAGTGATACTGGCATAGGTAATGCAGGTAATATTGAAATCGTAACAGGAACACTTGATGTCATTAATGGAGGACTGATAAATTCTGGTACTTCGAGAAGTGGAAATGCTGGCAACATATCAATTACAGCGACCGATTCAGTCATCTTAACCGAAACAGAAGACAATAATCTTGATAATGAATTGCCAAGCACAATAACTACAAGCTTTGGACCTGCCGCTACAGGCAAAGAAGGTAACTTGATAATTACTACTCCAAATTTAGAAATTAGCGATAGGTCAGCAATAATAGCTACTGCTCAGGGACAAGGTAATGGTGGCAATATTCAATTACTTGATTTAGAAATATTGCTGCTACGTAACAATGGTCTTATTTCTACCACTGCTGGCATTGAAGGAACTGGGGGAGATGGTGGAAACATTCATATTGATACTGATGTTTTAGTTGCTTTTCCCTCAGAAAATAGTGATATCATTGCCAATGCTTTTCAAGGGGATGGAGGTAATATTGATATCGATGCACAGGGAATATTTGGCATTGAGCAACGTCGAGCAACTGAAGACAATATAACTAATGACATTGATGCTAGTTCTGAGTTTGGTTTTTCTGGTGAAGTAGAAATCAATATTTATCGGGTCGATCCTAGTCAAGATTCTTTAAGTATCTCCGTTGCACCAGTAGAAGCTAAAGTTGCTCAAATTTGTGAATCAACAACCAATGGTAATCGGAGTGAATTTGTGGTTACTGGGCGGGGTGGTTTACCCGATTCTCCAGAAGCTAATCTCAATGGTGATTTTGGTCTAGAAGATTGGCGAGTAGAAGAAGATAGTTGGCTCTCTGCTTCAAGCTCGAATGAAAGCACATTAAGAGCTGAGGACGAAGAATTTAAACCTATAGTTGAAGCCGATAGTTGGATAGTGAATGATCGAGGAAAAGTTGTACTCATTGCTCATAATGCTCCTAATCCATCTAGCAAATTGGCTCAGCAATCAGCGCCTTGTCAAATAGATTGA
- a CDS encoding RidA family protein translates to MSNTREVIIPQGMEILYEKYHYCPGIKVGSTLYISGQVGRDENLQVVEETEAQFVQAFENVKKVLLAAGASFDDVVEMITYHVTGANIVASPESSVSEPQHLTIPHLPLFIKVKDRYFTNKFPTWTGVGVTGLSTPGLIVEIKCTAILEN, encoded by the coding sequence ATGAGCAATACTCGTGAAGTAATTATCCCCCAAGGGATGGAAATCCTATATGAAAAGTACCACTACTGTCCTGGTATTAAGGTGGGAAGTACATTATACATCTCAGGACAGGTGGGACGGGATGAAAATTTACAGGTAGTAGAGGAAACAGAAGCTCAATTTGTTCAGGCTTTTGAGAATGTGAAAAAAGTTCTTTTAGCAGCAGGAGCCAGTTTTGATGATGTGGTAGAGATGATTACTTACCATGTCACAGGAGCAAATATTGTTGCCTCCCCAGAGTCTTCTGTTTCCGAACCACAACACTTGACTATTCCTCACTTACCACTATTTATCAAAGTAAAAGACCGCTATTTTACTAATAAATTTCCTACTTGGACTGGTGTAGGGGTGACGGGTTTATCTACTCCAGGACTAATTGTCGAAATTAAATGTACAGCGATCCTGGAGAATTGA
- a CDS encoding response regulator transcription factor, which yields MIRLLLVDDQELVCQGLKAMLNLESDLEVVGVANNGQTAIEQVAALQPDVVLMDVRMPIMDGREATRMITKHFPATKVLVLSTFDDDQYISDSIRAGAKGYLLKDMPSEELAQAILFVHRGYTQLAPGLMEKLLKSVLENDTVGAEPNPQKLVQLTPREQEVLGWIGKGNTNREIGEQLYITEGTVKAHVTHILNSLNLRNRSQLAIYANSPRSKRLQLKF from the coding sequence ATGATTCGCCTCCTACTGGTAGACGATCAAGAACTTGTTTGTCAGGGATTAAAAGCAATGCTAAATTTAGAGTCGGATTTGGAAGTAGTAGGAGTCGCTAATAATGGTCAAACTGCTATTGAGCAGGTGGCAGCTCTTCAACCAGATGTAGTGTTAATGGACGTGCGGATGCCGATAATGGATGGTCGAGAGGCTACCAGGATGATTACTAAACATTTTCCCGCAACTAAAGTCCTAGTTTTAAGTACCTTTGATGACGACCAATACATCTCTGACTCCATACGAGCGGGTGCGAAAGGCTATTTGCTCAAGGATATGCCTTCTGAAGAGCTAGCCCAAGCGATTCTGTTTGTTCATCGCGGCTATACACAATTGGCTCCGGGTCTAATGGAAAAGCTGCTTAAGAGCGTTTTAGAGAATGACACTGTAGGTGCAGAGCCAAACCCACAGAAATTGGTTCAGTTGACACCCAGAGAACAGGAAGTGTTGGGTTGGATTGGTAAGGGCAATACCAATCGGGAAATTGGTGAACAACTCTATATTACAGAAGGGACAGTCAAAGCTCACGTCACTCATATCCTCAACAGCCTCAATCTGCGAAATCGATCGCAGTTAGCAATTTATGCTAATTCTCCTAGGAGCAAAAGGCTACAATTGAAATTTTAA
- a CDS encoding alpha/beta fold hydrolase encodes MKKQIKRAFLDTEDGQILYRIGGDGEPLLLLHMNPRSSDEYRELMPILAQQRRVIAMDLIGFGDSDKPPRMYTIADYAKTVIALLKELDIDKISILGNHTGAFVATEVAAAYPDRVEKLILGNVAGFGEEGKAKLLELFDIGFKIKEDGSHLMQRWLARSRYVGSAKLNHRWVLDDLKCFDHPLYAVWAVGNYCLEAEARLGMIKCPTLILWGLDDVQEFERLGLAKAENRHFVAKAIANSQEVEFAEGTICMMNQIPEEVSKVVIEFLNNPSK; translated from the coding sequence ATGAAAAAACAGATTAAAAGAGCCTTTTTAGATACTGAAGATGGACAGATTCTTTATCGAATCGGTGGGGATGGTGAACCTTTGCTGTTACTGCATATGAATCCTCGTAGTAGTGATGAATATCGTGAGTTAATGCCCATTCTGGCTCAACAAAGACGAGTAATCGCAATGGATCTGATTGGTTTTGGTGATTCAGACAAGCCGCCCAGAATGTATACAATTGCCGACTATGCCAAAACTGTTATTGCTCTGTTAAAGGAATTAGATATTGACAAAATAAGTATTTTAGGAAATCATACAGGTGCTTTTGTAGCGACAGAAGTAGCAGCTGCCTACCCTGATCGCGTCGAAAAACTTATCTTAGGTAACGTAGCTGGCTTTGGTGAGGAGGGAAAAGCAAAACTATTAGAGTTATTTGATATAGGATTCAAAATCAAAGAAGACGGTTCCCATTTAATGCAAAGATGGTTGGCACGTTCTCGTTATGTTGGTTCGGCGAAATTAAATCATCGTTGGGTTTTAGACGATCTAAAATGTTTTGATCATCCTTTGTATGCAGTTTGGGCAGTGGGAAACTATTGCCTGGAAGCTGAAGCACGCTTGGGCATGATTAAATGTCCCACACTCATATTATGGGGGTTAGATGACGTGCAAGAATTTGAAAGATTGGGCTTGGCAAAAGCAGAAAACCGTCATTTTGTGGCAAAAGCTATTGCTAATAGCCAGGAGGTTGAATTTGCAGAGGGCACAATCTGTATGATGAACCAAATACCTGAAGAAGTATCAAAAGTAGTAATTGAATTTTTGAACAATCCATCGAAATAA
- a CDS encoding Rieske (2Fe-2S) protein, with amino-acid sequence MDALTHNYVPVAQTSDLEAKGHLVVRVEGRTIALFNHNDRIYAIDNRCPHMGFPLHQGSVSNCILTCHWHHARFDLESGGTFDPWADDVRSFPVQIRSGEVWLDLTDHLNAKTHARQRLIDGLQQSISLIIGKSVLALLAEGIEPKEAFQVGLDFGVRYRDRGWGAGLTMHTCMINLLPYLDERDRPRALYHGLAAVAAECAGKPPRFEQQPLPLSEQTADKLPLLENWFRQFIEVRDSRGAERCLVSAIELGVERQQIAQMLFAAVTDHRYLDGGHTLDFTNKALEALDAVGWQNAASVLTSLVRGYASAERKEESNAWRYPIDLVAIVEKAFARLDAAIASGREKQGSWTDRELLVEVLLGEDPQAIADSLLEALGNGATFEELAATVTYAAALRIAQFSTNNDFRDWNTAHHSFTFANAVESGLRRVPSPLLLRGVFDAAMTVYLNRFLNVPPARLPEPGAAIAKPEELLKQLPELLDRQQQVDAAGKLVARYLYSGGNPDRLLAMLGKLLLREDRDFHTIQEIEAAFRQYARLRETKTGVHVLVAATRYLAAHAPTRRSQGQTYEMAEKLHLGEQVFEAS; translated from the coding sequence ATGGATGCTCTTACTCATAACTATGTCCCCGTTGCTCAAACCAGCGATCTTGAAGCAAAAGGTCATCTTGTAGTTCGGGTCGAAGGGCGAACCATTGCTTTATTCAATCACAACGATCGAATTTACGCTATCGATAATCGCTGTCCGCACATGGGCTTTCCCTTACACCAAGGCTCAGTTTCTAACTGCATTCTGACCTGTCATTGGCATCATGCTCGTTTTGACCTTGAAAGCGGGGGCACCTTTGACCCCTGGGCAGATGATGTCCGCTCGTTTCCCGTCCAAATTCGTTCTGGAGAAGTGTGGCTCGATCTTACCGACCATCTCAATGCCAAGACCCACGCAAGGCAAAGGTTAATCGACGGTTTACAACAAAGTATTTCTCTGATAATTGGTAAGTCCGTCCTCGCTTTGCTGGCTGAAGGAATAGAACCTAAAGAAGCTTTTCAAGTGGGTCTAGATTTTGGCGTACGCTATCGTGATCGAGGTTGGGGTGCTGGTTTAACCATGCATACCTGTATGATAAATCTCCTGCCCTATCTCGATGAACGAGACCGACCCCGCGCCTTGTATCATGGTTTGGCAGCGGTAGCTGCTGAATGTGCTGGTAAACCACCTCGATTCGAACAGCAGCCTTTACCTTTATCCGAACAGACTGCAGATAAATTACCTTTATTAGAAAACTGGTTTCGTCAGTTTATCGAAGTCCGCGATTCGAGAGGTGCAGAACGCTGTTTGGTTTCGGCAATTGAACTCGGGGTCGAGCGTCAGCAAATTGCTCAAATGCTGTTTGCCGCTGTTACAGATCATCGCTATCTCGATGGCGGACATACCCTTGACTTTACGAATAAGGCACTCGAAGCTCTCGATGCTGTGGGATGGCAAAATGCCGCTTCGGTATTGACTAGTTTGGTTCGAGGCTATGCAAGTGCCGAAAGGAAAGAAGAGTCTAACGCTTGGCGTTATCCCATAGATTTAGTTGCCATTGTCGAGAAAGCTTTTGCAAGATTAGACGCAGCGATTGCTAGTGGCAGAGAAAAACAAGGCAGTTGGACCGATCGAGAACTACTAGTAGAAGTATTATTGGGAGAAGACCCTCAAGCGATCGCCGATTCTTTGTTAGAAGCATTAGGAAATGGTGCGACTTTTGAGGAATTAGCTGCTACTGTTACCTATGCTGCTGCCTTACGAATTGCCCAATTTTCTACCAATAATGATTTTAGGGATTGGAATACGGCGCATCATTCTTTTACCTTTGCCAATGCCGTCGAGTCAGGATTGCGGCGAGTCCCCTCTCCATTACTGTTACGGGGAGTTTTTGATGCTGCGATGACCGTTTATCTCAATCGCTTTTTAAATGTTCCTCCTGCTCGCCTTCCAGAACCAGGAGCGGCGATCGCTAAGCCAGAAGAGTTACTCAAGCAATTGCCAGAACTACTAGACCGTCAGCAACAAGTTGACGCAGCGGGTAAGCTAGTCGCTCGCTATCTATACAGTGGAGGGAATCCCGACCGATTGCTGGCAATGCTGGGAAAATTACTGTTGCGTGAAGACCGAGATTTTCACACCATTCAGGAAATAGAAGCCGCTTTTCGTCAGTACGCTCGGCTGCGAGAAACCAAAACCGGAGTTCACGTGTTGGTTGCTGCTACACGCTATTTAGCCGCTCACGCTCCCACTAGACGCTCTCAAGGACAAACTTATGAGATGGCGGAAAAACTCCATCTGGGCGAACAAGTCTTTGAGGCTTCCTAA